Below is a window of Deltaproteobacteria bacterium DNA.
GAAGGAGCTCAGAAAGCACCGCCGTCGAACCGGCAGAAAGTGAGAAAACCGATCTACCGGCCTATCCGGACTCCTCTGTAGATCCCTTTGCCTTCCGTGCCATCTCCTCCACCTCGGCGACCAGGGCCTCGACCACCCGGGACCTCGGATACCTTCTCACGATTCTGCCCCTCTTCAGGAGTATACCCCATCGCTTTCCGAAGGCCACACCCACGTCGGCCTCACGCGCCTCGCCTGGTCCGTTAACCTCGCATCCCATCACAGCCACCCTCAGAGGGGCGGCGATCCCCCTGAGCCGTTCCTCCACCTCCAGAGCTACCCGTACCACGTCGGTATTGCACCTACCGCAGGTAGGGCACGACACCAGGTCAACCCCACGATTCCTCAGATTCAACGACCTCAGGATGGCCTGGCCGGTTTGCACCTCCTCCACGGGGTCACCGGTCAGTGACACCCGGATCGTATCCCCGATCCCCTCTTCAAGGAGGATCCCCAACCCGACGGCAGATTTCACCGAGCCCACGGGAGACGGGCCTGCCTCTGTAACCCCGAGGTGGAGGGGATAGTCGGTCCTCTCAGAAAGCATCCGGTAGGCCTCGATCGTCCTCATCACGCTCGAGGCTTTGACCGAGACCTTCATATCGTAAAAATCCAGATCTTCCAAGATCCGGATGTGCCGGAGGCAGCTCTCCACCATGGCCTGGGCTGTTGGATGCCCATACTTGGAGAGAATATCCTTTTCCAGGGATCCGGCATTCACCCCGATCCTTATGGGAACGCCCCGCTGCCGCGCTGCCTCGACTACGGCGCGGGTCTTCTCCCTTCCGCCGATATTGCCTGGATTGATTCTCAAGCCGTCAAC
It encodes the following:
- the ispG gene encoding flavodoxin-dependent (E)-4-hydroxy-3-methylbut-2-enyl-diphosphate synthase — protein: MQRRMTRQISVGRVKIGGGAPISVQSMTKTDTRDVGATVSQIRRLEAAGCDLVRIAVVDREACEALASIKRATEVPLIADIHFDHRLALKALDAGVDGLRINPGNIGGREKTRAVVEAARQRGVPIRIGVNAGSLEKDILSKYGHPTAQAMVESCLRHIRILEDLDFYDMKVSVKASSVMRTIEAYRMLSERTDYPLHLGVTEAGPSPVGSVKSAVGLGILLEEGIGDTIRVSLTGDPVEEVQTGQAILRSLNLRNRGVDLVSCPTCGRCNTDVVRVALEVEERLRGIAAPLRVAVMGCEVNGPGEAREADVGVAFGKRWGILLKRGRIVRRYPRSRVVEALVAEVEEMARKAKGSTEESG